In the Candidatus Electrothrix rattekaaiensis genome, one interval contains:
- a CDS encoding HEPN domain-containing protein: MSDGDTTTDLSEYRLNKAKELGEEAKLLFENRRYDGCVNRSYYAIFSAVRSILALVALDSRKHSGVIGYFDRYFVKTGLFAVEFSKIVHTSFDVRQASDYQDFYIISNDQAEVQLAGCMKFIAEVEQKQALLLSGKLELPNII; encoded by the coding sequence GTGAGTGACGGCGACACGACAACCGACCTTTCAGAGTATCGCCTGAACAAAGCGAAAGAGCTGGGGGAGGAAGCAAAGCTGCTGTTTGAAAACAGACGATATGACGGATGCGTCAATCGCTCATATTACGCTATATTCAGTGCTGTCCGGTCTATTCTGGCTTTAGTCGCGCTGGACAGCAGAAAACACAGCGGGGTCATAGGATATTTTGACAGGTATTTTGTCAAAACCGGTCTGTTCGCTGTAGAATTCAGCAAAATTGTTCACACATCTTTTGATGTGCGGCAGGCAAGCGATTATCAGGATTTTTATATCATCTCAAATGATCAGGCCGAGGTACAACTTGCAGGCTGCATGAAATTCATTGCCGAGGTTGAACAAAAACAGGCATTGCTTCTCAGCGGCAAACTCGAACTCCCGAATATTATCTGA
- the napF gene encoding ferredoxin-type protein NapF: MNLSSFFVNKCFEYLLREESGASEQCEEGSRNHIFPPWSPDPDTLKKRCTGCGECATACEEHLIMIEENGLPAMDFSHGPCTFCGDCARSCSHGILHFSEEQPPWHLHVSITQDCLMEKKVLCQLCQEQCDQVAIVFLRAGQGDQPPQILSEKCNGCGACAARCPVDAISFQYIDELQS, translated from the coding sequence ATGAATTTGTCCTCTTTTTTTGTCAATAAATGTTTTGAATACCTCTTAAGAGAAGAGAGTGGAGCCTCCGAGCAATGCGAAGAAGGGTCAAGAAATCATATTTTTCCTCCTTGGTCACCTGATCCAGATACCTTGAAAAAAAGATGTACCGGCTGCGGAGAATGTGCAACCGCCTGTGAAGAACACCTGATCATGATTGAAGAAAACGGGCTGCCTGCAATGGATTTTTCTCACGGTCCCTGTACGTTTTGCGGGGACTGCGCCCGAAGTTGCTCTCACGGCATCCTGCATTTTTCCGAAGAACAGCCCCCTTGGCATCTGCATGTTTCCATTACTCAGGATTGTCTGATGGAGAAAAAAGTCCTCTGCCAGCTCTGCCAAGAACAATGCGATCAGGTTGCAATTGTTTTTTTAAGGGCAGGGCAGGGGGATCAGCCACCACAAATTCTGTCTGAAAAATGCAATGGCTGTGGTGCCTGCGCTGCACGGTGCCCGGTTGATGCCATTTCCTTTCAATATATTGACGAGCTACAGTCATGA
- a CDS encoding Rpn family recombination-promoting nuclease/putative transposase, protein MPKRKLVSFDWAMKKLLRSKANFEILEGFLSELLREDIRIQEVLESESNKENSRDKYTRVDLKVKNARGDIIIIEVQYDREFDYLQRIFCGTARAAAEHLQQGRPYAEIEKIVSVSIMYFDLGRGEDYVYHGTTSFRGLHTSDLLRLSDEQRSLFGRDEAHELLPEYWLIKVNSFDDIAKDTLDEWIYFLKNEEIKDDFSARGLKKAKEELDIMKLSEEERRDYAAFQDDLHYQASMSECTYAAGMITGKKKGREEGREEGRKERNREIARNMLKSGLLDLEKIAEMTELTPEEVRDLHPGTGG, encoded by the coding sequence ATGCCGAAAAGAAAACTGGTCAGCTTTGACTGGGCCATGAAGAAGCTGCTGCGAAGCAAGGCCAATTTTGAAATACTTGAAGGATTTCTCAGCGAACTGCTCAGAGAGGATATCCGCATACAGGAAGTCCTTGAAAGCGAGAGCAACAAGGAAAACAGCCGGGACAAGTACACCCGTGTGGATCTCAAAGTAAAAAATGCACGCGGCGATATCATCATTATCGAAGTCCAGTACGACAGGGAGTTCGATTATCTGCAAAGGATCTTTTGCGGCACAGCCAGGGCGGCTGCCGAACACCTCCAGCAGGGCAGGCCCTACGCAGAGATAGAGAAAATTGTCTCAGTGAGCATTATGTATTTTGATCTGGGCCGGGGCGAGGATTACGTGTATCACGGCACGACCTCCTTCAGGGGCCTGCACACCAGTGACCTGCTGCGGCTGTCTGACGAGCAGCGGTCCCTGTTCGGGCGGGATGAGGCGCACGAACTCCTGCCCGAATACTGGTTGATCAAGGTGAACAGCTTTGACGACATCGCCAAAGACACCCTGGACGAATGGATTTATTTCCTGAAGAACGAGGAGATAAAAGACGATTTCAGTGCCAGAGGGCTGAAGAAAGCCAAAGAGGAGCTGGACATCATGAAGCTGTCCGAAGAGGAACGCCGGGACTATGCAGCGTTTCAGGATGATCTGCATTATCAGGCAAGTATGTCGGAATGCACCTATGCGGCCGGGATGATAACAGGAAAGAAAAAAGGAAGAGAGGAAGGAAGAGAGGAAGGAAGAAAAGAGCGCAACCGTGAAATTGCCCGGAATATGCTGAAATCGGGCCTGCTTGATCTTGAGAAAATTGCGGAGATGACAGAGCTGACACCGGAAGAAGTGCGGGATCTGCATCCCGGTACTGGAGGGTGA
- the cas6e gene encoding type I-E CRISPR-associated protein Cas6/Cse3/CasE — MFFSKMTFQDHAVSLENRMRIFQTPYSLHQEVWRLFTDSPDRKRDFLYRLDKKGLRPVIYSVSERKPEEQTGTWQVATKEYAPRLIAGTELAFLLRANPVVTRRKGHNGRQRHDVVMDRKKALQEQGVTKQDMPCSAMLAHEAGQAWLARQAEQHGFAVQQQHVLVERYRQERFGKKRSDGNIQFSLLDLSGRLTVTDPNVFTRALFHGIGPAKGFGCGLLLVRRV, encoded by the coding sequence ATGTTTTTCAGTAAAATGACCTTTCAGGATCATGCTGTTTCCCTTGAAAACAGGATGCGGATCTTTCAAACTCCATATTCTCTGCATCAGGAGGTCTGGCGACTCTTTACCGACAGCCCGGACCGAAAACGAGATTTTCTCTATCGCCTTGATAAAAAGGGGCTGCGCCCGGTGATTTATTCGGTCAGCGAGCGGAAACCGGAGGAACAGACCGGAACATGGCAGGTTGCGACAAAGGAGTATGCTCCCAGGCTGATCGCGGGTACTGAACTGGCCTTTCTGCTCCGGGCCAATCCTGTGGTGACCAGAAGAAAGGGGCACAACGGGCGGCAGCGGCATGATGTGGTGATGGACCGGAAAAAGGCTTTGCAGGAACAGGGGGTGACAAAACAGGACATGCCCTGCTCGGCAATGCTGGCCCATGAGGCCGGTCAGGCATGGCTGGCCCGTCAGGCAGAGCAGCATGGTTTTGCTGTCCAACAACAGCATGTCCTGGTGGAACGCTATAGGCAGGAGCGGTTTGGCAAAAAACGGAGCGACGGTAATATACAATTCAGTCTGCTGGACTTGAGCGGCAGACTCACGGTCACTGATCCGAATGTGTTTACCCGCGCCTTGTTTCACGGCATTGGCCCGGCCAAGGGATTCGGTTGCGGACTGCTGCTGGTGCGGAGGGTGTAG
- the casA gene encoding type I-E CRISPR-associated protein Cse1/CasA: protein MNLINDQWLSVYRRSGIEDRIAPWQLTEAIQDNPVERLNALRPDFNGALVQFCIGLLQTAFAPKDDREWMTLYRTPPEPDVLHQAFRQYEHAFQLDGDGPRFMQDFDLPDGEQKEIGALLLEEPGNNALRLNTDHFVKRGRAQAMRPEIAAAALLTLQINAPTGGVGHRVSLRGGGPMTTLLTPDILHNPDQNTLWHLVWLNVVPREVFERICGNPDNKDEAAIFPWLAPTRISDKTGRDTTPEEAHPLQVYWGMPRRIRLDFSATEQGECSLSGQTGPLVRSFRTKNYGINYTGPWQHPLSPYRFDKQRVPLPLHPQPDGLGYRHWLGLALGNSDEKNRVEPAKIVHYHTTGRRQRITTKLWVFGYDMDNMKARGWHESHMPLLHVEDSECREHFIDMVQDILNATGQVADNLRGALKKAWFKPKAKVGGDLSFIVNAFWQNTEAEFYAVLPKLLAAVMRGEDDLPLDVGRFWFNVINTASFELLTTWTASGRIEHEDPKQIALAHRDLRTFNRKKSICSALRLNIKAAQEEA, encoded by the coding sequence ATGAACCTCATTAACGACCAATGGCTGTCAGTGTACCGCAGGAGCGGAATCGAGGATCGGATTGCGCCCTGGCAGCTTACAGAAGCAATACAGGATAATCCGGTGGAACGACTCAACGCCTTGCGCCCGGATTTCAACGGAGCCTTGGTTCAGTTCTGCATCGGCCTTCTTCAAACCGCCTTTGCCCCGAAAGATGACCGGGAGTGGATGACCCTCTACCGGACACCGCCAGAGCCTGATGTTCTGCATCAGGCGTTTCGACAGTACGAACACGCCTTTCAACTGGACGGTGACGGTCCTCGCTTTATGCAGGATTTTGACCTGCCCGACGGCGAGCAAAAAGAAATCGGTGCTTTGCTGCTTGAGGAACCCGGCAACAACGCCCTGCGGCTGAACACGGATCATTTTGTCAAACGAGGCCGTGCCCAGGCTATGCGTCCGGAAATCGCGGCAGCAGCCCTGCTGACCTTGCAGATTAACGCCCCGACCGGCGGAGTCGGACACCGGGTCTCCCTTCGCGGCGGCGGCCCCATGACCACCCTGCTCACCCCGGATATCCTCCATAACCCGGATCAGAACACTCTCTGGCATTTGGTCTGGCTCAATGTGGTGCCCAGGGAGGTTTTTGAACGGATATGCGGCAACCCGGACAACAAAGACGAGGCCGCCATTTTTCCCTGGCTCGCCCCGACACGGATAAGCGACAAAACAGGCCGGGACACAACACCTGAAGAGGCCCACCCGTTGCAGGTCTACTGGGGGATGCCGAGGCGTATCCGGCTTGATTTTTCAGCGACGGAACAGGGGGAATGTTCCCTGTCCGGCCAGACAGGCCCGCTTGTCCGTTCTTTCAGGACAAAGAATTACGGCATCAATTACACCGGCCCCTGGCAGCATCCGTTAAGCCCGTACCGGTTCGACAAACAGCGAGTCCCTTTGCCGCTTCATCCCCAGCCGGACGGACTGGGCTACCGCCACTGGCTCGGCCTTGCTTTGGGGAACAGTGATGAAAAGAATAGGGTGGAACCGGCAAAGATTGTCCACTATCATACGACCGGCAGAAGGCAGCGGATCACAACAAAGCTCTGGGTCTTTGGCTATGATATGGACAATATGAAGGCCAGGGGCTGGCACGAGTCCCATATGCCGCTGTTGCATGTGGAGGACTCGGAGTGCCGGGAACATTTTATTGATATGGTGCAGGACATCCTCAATGCCACGGGTCAGGTGGCGGATAATTTGCGGGGAGCCTTAAAAAAAGCCTGGTTCAAACCCAAGGCCAAGGTCGGCGGCGACCTGTCGTTTATCGTCAACGCGTTCTGGCAGAATACAGAGGCGGAGTTTTATGCCGTATTGCCGAAACTGCTTGCGGCAGTTATGCGCGGGGAAGATGACCTCCCCTTAGATGTAGGTCGTTTTTGGTTCAATGTCATCAATACTGCGTCGTTTGAACTGTTAACAACCTGGACAGCCAGCGGCAGGATAGAGCATGAAGACCCGAAACAGATAGCTCTGGCGCATCGTGATTTGAGAACGTTCAACAGGAAAAAGAGCATTTGTTCCGCTCTGCGGCTTAATATCAAGGCGGCTCAAGAAGAAGCATAA
- a CDS encoding Crp/Fnr family transcriptional regulator encodes MIERTEKKTLLADSILFQGVSDELINRLVSISRQKQYCKGEIIFLEGNPSHGFYIIVQGQVKIFKASSEGKEQILYTFGPGEPFGLTPLFLHNKFPACATSLAPSTVLFFPKKEFLQLTVDHPPLALSMLSGLSQRLCQLVEKIGSLSLHGAPHRLAAHLIYLAEQQGKRDQIFLDMPKKQLASLLGTTPENLSRIFADMSKDGLIKVNGKCVQLLRYRKLLQHK; translated from the coding sequence ATGATTGAACGAACCGAAAAAAAAACACTGTTGGCAGACTCTATACTTTTTCAAGGAGTTTCCGATGAGTTGATCAACCGACTCGTAAGCATTTCTCGGCAAAAACAGTATTGCAAGGGAGAGATAATCTTTCTGGAAGGTAACCCGAGCCACGGATTTTATATTATCGTTCAGGGACAGGTTAAAATATTCAAAGCCTCTTCAGAAGGCAAAGAACAGATACTTTACACTTTCGGTCCCGGAGAACCCTTCGGCCTAACCCCTCTTTTTCTCCATAATAAATTTCCTGCCTGCGCAACAAGCCTAGCACCCTCCACGGTTCTCTTCTTCCCCAAAAAGGAATTCCTCCAACTTACTGTTGATCACCCTCCTTTAGCACTGTCCATGCTGTCCGGGCTGTCGCAGCGGCTGTGTCAGCTCGTTGAAAAAATAGGAAGCCTTTCCCTGCACGGAGCACCGCATCGTCTTGCCGCCCACCTGATCTATCTTGCCGAACAACAGGGAAAACGCGATCAAATATTCCTTGACATGCCCAAGAAACAACTGGCCAGCCTGCTCGGTACAACCCCTGAAAACCTGTCCAGAATTTTTGCCGACATGAGCAAAGACGGATTGATCAAGGTGAACGGGAAGTGCGTTCAGCTCCTTCGCTACAGAAAACTACTGCAACATAAGTAA
- the cas3 gene encoding CRISPR-associated helicase Cas3': protein MSFSLLAPLVIQHIMPEPLYFKYWAKADRSKESGPGTCHLLPYHCLDVAATGKVLLNRNKSLLEFFLEHTGLDETTFVGTALYFLALHDAGKFSDAFQGLRQDLLFQLRGREQSKPYDLRHDSLGALLWRHRLEESFCSAHLPDRENQEDIWDWQDFFAIWISACTGHHGQPPKGSERPVSRWFLRENIAAAEEFSQFCGAFFLDKASFSAPPDFSAWNRQMRCLSWWLAGFAVLCDWLGSNSDFFPLHSKAFDLETYWLDIALPQADQVIQATDILPMPPRASVPLSKLFSFISTPTPLQKQAADMQLGDGPHLFILEDVTGAGKTEAAFLLLHRLMASGRAEGAYFALPTMATANAMYQRTGEVYNKLYADQPDHRRPSLVLAHGSRHLMDGFTQSVLPDCPVEYDGQNNGTDNDAPHDALHAESATVSCAAWLADNRKKALLAHIGVGTVDQALLAILCSRHQSMRLLGLRNKVLIVDEVHACDAYMHKLLQTLLTFHAAAGGSAILLSATLPLTMRKELLAAYAAGRGQHGPMPENNGYPLLSMYNATTLHEQEIPTRTQVRRKLSFALLGKEQQALNLLLEKAQKGQCVAWLCNTVADAMQRYTQLQGLLPPEKVMLFHARFALGDRLALEEQVLSFFGKNSTAQDRQGRVLIATQVIEQSLDLDFDWLISDLAPIDLLLQRAGRLRRHTRDKQGNTVDSPDSPDRPDERGEPTLHVLAPDPLDDAGQDWFGTVFPKAVKVYDDHGRLWLTARYLREKKLLRIPEDMREAVEHVYGQESDERIPEGLARQSQEAETAAMTERSFARRNSICCEAGYSLADHEWWDESVTPTRLGEASISLRLARLLDGKLRPWFAADKEKNSWSLSEVSVRKRLAAQEAVPQDKACAAAMVALKKQWSGRRNFFLLVPLSKTEEGVWQGRVRNEQGRETMLRYSPDAGLAFCE, encoded by the coding sequence ATGTCTTTCTCTCTCTTGGCTCCCCTTGTTATTCAGCACATTATGCCGGAACCGCTCTATTTCAAATACTGGGCCAAGGCCGACCGCAGCAAGGAAAGCGGACCCGGCACCTGTCATCTCCTGCCCTACCATTGCCTGGATGTGGCGGCAACCGGAAAGGTGCTGCTGAACCGCAACAAATCCCTGCTTGAGTTCTTTCTTGAACACACGGGACTTGATGAAACAACCTTTGTCGGGACCGCCCTGTACTTTCTTGCGCTCCACGATGCGGGTAAATTCAGCGACGCATTCCAGGGACTGCGGCAAGACCTGCTGTTTCAGCTCAGGGGCCGGGAACAAAGTAAACCCTATGACCTGCGCCACGACAGCCTGGGTGCCTTGCTTTGGCGACATCGGCTGGAGGAGTCGTTCTGTTCCGCGCATCTCCCGGACCGGGAGAATCAGGAGGATATCTGGGATTGGCAGGATTTTTTTGCAATCTGGATATCGGCCTGTACCGGTCATCACGGGCAGCCGCCCAAAGGAAGCGAGCGTCCTGTTTCCCGCTGGTTTCTCCGGGAAAATATTGCGGCGGCAGAGGAGTTCAGTCAGTTCTGCGGGGCATTTTTCTTGGACAAGGCTTCTTTTTCCGCGCCGCCGGATTTCAGTGCATGGAACAGGCAGATGCGCTGTCTGTCCTGGTGGCTGGCCGGTTTTGCCGTGCTCTGTGACTGGCTGGGATCAAACAGCGATTTTTTTCCTTTGCACAGTAAAGCGTTTGACCTGGAAACCTATTGGCTGGATATTGCCTTGCCGCAGGCGGACCAAGTCATTCAGGCAACAGATATCCTGCCCATGCCGCCACGAGCATCCGTGCCTCTTTCCAAACTGTTTTCCTTTATCAGCACGCCCACACCGTTACAGAAGCAGGCAGCCGATATGCAGCTCGGCGACGGCCCGCATCTTTTCATCCTTGAGGATGTCACCGGTGCTGGCAAAACAGAAGCTGCTTTTCTGCTCCTGCACCGCCTGATGGCCTCGGGCAGAGCCGAAGGAGCCTATTTCGCTCTGCCGACAATGGCCACGGCCAATGCCATGTATCAGCGAACCGGCGAGGTCTACAACAAACTGTATGCGGATCAGCCTGATCACCGCAGACCTTCCCTGGTGCTGGCCCACGGATCACGACACCTGATGGACGGTTTTACCCAATCCGTGCTCCCGGACTGTCCGGTCGAATATGACGGGCAGAACAACGGAACAGATAATGATGCACCTCATGATGCGCTTCATGCTGAATCAGCAACGGTTTCCTGCGCAGCCTGGCTGGCTGATAATCGCAAAAAGGCCCTGCTGGCCCATATAGGCGTAGGCACGGTTGATCAGGCCCTGCTGGCGATCCTGTGTTCACGGCATCAGTCCATGCGTTTGCTCGGTCTGCGCAACAAGGTACTCATTGTTGACGAGGTTCATGCCTGTGATGCCTATATGCACAAACTGCTCCAAACCCTGCTGACCTTTCATGCTGCGGCAGGGGGCAGCGCGATCCTGCTCTCCGCAACTCTGCCCTTGACCATGCGCAAAGAACTGCTTGCCGCCTATGCCGCAGGGCGTGGGCAGCACGGGCCGATGCCGGAAAATAACGGGTATCCTCTGCTCTCCATGTACAATGCAACCACCTTGCATGAGCAGGAAATTCCCACCCGCACCCAAGTCCGAAGAAAGCTCTCCTTTGCCCTGCTCGGCAAGGAACAGCAGGCCCTTAACCTCCTGCTTGAAAAGGCGCAGAAAGGGCAATGTGTTGCTTGGTTGTGCAACACGGTTGCGGATGCCATGCAAAGATATACGCAGTTGCAGGGCCTGCTTCCCCCTGAAAAGGTGATGCTCTTTCATGCCCGTTTTGCGCTCGGGGATCGACTGGCCCTGGAAGAACAGGTGCTTTCGTTTTTCGGTAAAAACAGCACGGCCCAAGATCGGCAGGGCCGGGTGCTGATCGCCACCCAGGTTATTGAGCAGTCGCTGGACCTGGATTTTGACTGGCTGATCTCCGACCTTGCCCCGATTGATCTTCTGCTTCAGCGGGCAGGTCGTTTGCGTCGTCATACCAGGGATAAACAGGGCAATACGGTTGATTCCCCTGATTCCCCTGATCGCCCTGATGAGCGCGGCGAGCCGACCCTGCATGTGCTCGCGCCTGATCCGCTGGATGATGCAGGACAGGACTGGTTCGGCACTGTTTTTCCCAAGGCGGTCAAGGTGTATGATGATCACGGTCGGCTCTGGCTGACAGCCCGTTATCTGCGTGAGAAAAAGCTGTTGCGCATTCCAGAGGATATGCGGGAAGCTGTTGAGCATGTTTACGGTCAGGAGAGCGATGAGCGCATTCCTGAAGGCTTGGCTCGGCAGAGTCAGGAGGCAGAAACAGCAGCCATGACCGAGCGTTCCTTTGCCCGGAGAAACAGTATTTGTTGTGAAGCCGGTTATTCTCTGGCGGATCATGAATGGTGGGATGAATCCGTTACCCCGACCCGGCTCGGTGAAGCGTCAATATCCCTGCGTCTGGCACGCCTGCTGGACGGAAAACTGCGCCCTTGGTTTGCTGCGGACAAGGAAAAGAACAGCTGGTCACTCAGCGAGGTGAGCGTCCGCAAACGACTGGCCGCTCAAGAGGCTGTGCCGCAGGACAAAGCATGCGCTGCGGCAATGGTTGCTCTGAAAAAGCAGTGGTCAGGGCGACGGAATTTTTTCCTGCTTGTGCCGCTTTCAAAGACAGAAGAAGGTGTCTGGCAGGGCCGGGTGCGGAATGAACAGGGGCGGGAAACGATGCTTAGGTATTCGCCCGATGCCGGGTTGGCGTTTTGTGAATAA
- the cas5e gene encoding type I-E CRISPR-associated protein Cas5/CasD produces MQNMQNMQNMRKFLVFQLYGPLASWGEVAVGGERPVAPHPGRSAILGMLAAAAGIRRDQEEQHQVLEQAFGMAVRMETAGTLLHDYHTVQVPPQAALKKHPAITRRDELSALAAYQQDNPKTSGTILSNRAYRCDALYQIALWKRQDSSLTLEQAKEYLNCPNFTLCLGRKSCPPALPLQAHIVKAATLVDAFLAAECISLQEFLEILGMKGVDLNKGRCAALFWDGDSVESGIPARETFIRRDAVLSRQRWQFEERREHHAPWPQQPQQLQQPQTLQQPQQEET; encoded by the coding sequence ATGCAGAACATGCAGAACATGCAGAATATGCGGAAATTTCTCGTTTTTCAACTCTATGGCCCGCTTGCCTCCTGGGGTGAGGTCGCAGTGGGCGGCGAACGCCCTGTAGCACCCCATCCGGGCAGGTCCGCGATTCTCGGCATGTTGGCTGCGGCAGCCGGAATCCGCCGTGACCAGGAAGAACAGCACCAGGTTTTAGAACAGGCCTTTGGCATGGCGGTACGGATGGAAACAGCCGGAACCTTGCTTCATGATTATCATACCGTGCAGGTGCCGCCGCAGGCCGCCTTAAAAAAGCATCCGGCAATAACCCGCCGGGACGAGCTGTCAGCCTTGGCCGCATATCAGCAGGACAACCCGAAAACATCCGGTACCATCCTGTCCAACAGGGCCTATCGCTGTGATGCCCTGTATCAGATTGCCTTGTGGAAACGGCAGGACAGCTCGCTGACTCTGGAACAGGCCAAAGAATATCTTAATTGCCCGAACTTCACCCTCTGCCTTGGTCGTAAATCCTGTCCTCCGGCCCTGCCGCTTCAGGCCCATATTGTGAAAGCCGCTACCTTAGTCGATGCCTTTCTTGCAGCGGAATGTATTTCTTTGCAGGAATTTCTGGAGATACTCGGCATGAAGGGTGTTGATCTGAACAAGGGGCGGTGTGCCGCACTGTTCTGGGATGGTGACAGTGTGGAAAGCGGTATTCCGGCAAGGGAAACCTTTATCCGACGGGATGCGGTGCTGTCCCGCCAGCGATGGCAATTTGAAGAACGGCGGGAACATCATGCCCCGTGGCCGCAACAGCCGCAACAGCTGCAACAGCCGCAAACGTTGCAGCAGCCGCAACAGGAGGAAACCTGA
- the cas7e gene encoding type I-E CRISPR-associated protein Cas7/Cse4/CasC, producing MDKFLQIHLLTSYPPSNLNRDDLGRPKTALMGGTTRLRISSQSLKRAWRTSELFEAALKEHIGTRTKGMGVEIYKKFNEQGVSHKNSMDWAGKIAVKFGKIKKPLTQAEKKKLKDDKDLTPEKRLKKELIELEIEQLAHFGPEEEQAIWALVDAIIARGEGPEKEELNLLRAKSGAVDIALFGRMLASSPSFNMEAAAQVAHAITVNKIAVEDDFFTAVDDLNNGEEDMGAGHMGETEFGSGIFYIYICIDRHLLVENLNGDQELANKAIAALLECAATVAPTGKQNSFASRARASFIACETGNQQPRSLSVAFLEPVSERGKEKNMLAVAIERLQQTRTNMDKVYGPCSDQYCATNAHTGEGSLQAVMQCATQSATQSATE from the coding sequence ATGGATAAATTCCTGCAAATTCACCTCTTGACCTCATATCCTCCCTCCAACCTGAACCGCGATGACCTGGGACGGCCCAAGACTGCCTTGATGGGCGGAACCACCCGCCTGCGTATTTCCTCCCAGAGCCTGAAACGGGCGTGGCGCACTTCAGAACTTTTTGAGGCCGCATTAAAGGAACATATCGGCACCAGAACCAAGGGAATGGGAGTAGAAATATATAAAAAATTCAACGAACAGGGTGTTTCTCATAAAAATTCTATGGACTGGGCCGGTAAAATTGCCGTGAAGTTCGGTAAAATAAAGAAACCGCTTACTCAGGCGGAAAAAAAGAAATTGAAAGATGATAAAGACCTGACACCGGAAAAACGGCTCAAGAAAGAATTGATTGAGCTGGAAATAGAGCAGCTGGCCCATTTCGGCCCGGAAGAAGAACAGGCCATCTGGGCGCTGGTGGATGCAATCATTGCACGGGGAGAAGGGCCGGAAAAAGAGGAGTTGAACTTACTGCGTGCCAAATCTGGGGCCGTAGATATTGCCCTGTTCGGTCGTATGCTCGCCTCAAGTCCGTCTTTTAATATGGAGGCGGCGGCCCAAGTAGCCCATGCCATAACCGTGAACAAGATTGCTGTAGAGGATGATTTTTTTACTGCGGTGGATGACCTGAACAACGGTGAAGAGGACATGGGAGCCGGTCATATGGGGGAGACCGAATTCGGTTCCGGTATTTTTTACATCTATATCTGCATTGACCGACATTTGCTGGTGGAAAACCTGAACGGAGACCAGGAGCTTGCCAACAAAGCCATTGCCGCTCTGCTGGAATGCGCCGCCACTGTGGCCCCGACCGGCAAGCAGAACAGTTTCGCCTCCCGTGCTCGGGCCTCGTTTATAGCCTGTGAAACCGGGAATCAGCAGCCCCGTTCCCTGTCGGTGGCCTTTCTGGAGCCGGTCAGCGAAAGAGGCAAGGAAAAAAATATGCTGGCCGTTGCCATAGAACGATTGCAGCAGACCCGGACCAATATGGACAAGGTCTACGGCCCCTGCTCTGACCAATATTGCGCAACGAACGCCCATACCGGAGAAGGCAGTTTACAGGCCGTGATGCAGTGCGCAACTCAAAGCGCAACGCAAAGCGCAACGGAGTAG
- a CDS encoding nucleotidyltransferase domain-containing protein has translation MKTDPGFIIHQFADASRKILKNNAVEEYLFGSYATRTQTPLSDIDILIIVKTLTAAMQSQISNIASEYALKYDLCISPILTDIETWRKNKQSNTLFYQEINRDGIRL, from the coding sequence ATGAAAACAGATCCCGGTTTCATTATTCATCAATTTGCCGATGCAAGCAGAAAAATCCTGAAAAACAATGCTGTTGAAGAATACCTGTTCGGTTCATATGCAACCCGGACGCAAACCCCGCTTTCCGACATTGACATTTTGATCATCGTCAAGACGCTTACTGCGGCCATGCAGTCTCAAATAAGCAATATTGCCTCTGAATATGCCCTGAAGTATGATCTCTGCATTTCTCCGATTCTTACCGACATTGAGACTTGGAGGAAAAACAAACAATCCAACACCTTATTTTATCAGGAAATCAATCGGGACGGAATCAGGCTGTGA
- the casB gene encoding type I-E CRISPR-associated protein Cse2/CasB: MGKEKEQKKKIAGNSRNPQIAAQTAVLEWWKTLEDNKGGRAELRRAKNLEEVFYSPEFHTLYRKLNPAGWRNRKNIALMAGVLAHVKTNAVSRHVAAQMAAPGKSGSKAVLSGLRFRRLLKHDTPEELYSPMIRIIRLLDKKINIADLAQSLYWWNSRTKMDWSLRYYDKAPGEE, from the coding sequence ATGGGTAAGGAAAAGGAACAAAAGAAGAAAATAGCAGGCAATTCACGCAATCCACAGATTGCCGCACAAACTGCTGTTCTGGAATGGTGGAAAACCTTAGAGGACAACAAAGGCGGCAGAGCTGAACTGCGCCGGGCGAAAAATCTTGAGGAAGTCTTTTATTCACCCGAGTTTCATACATTGTATCGAAAACTCAACCCTGCGGGCTGGAGAAACAGAAAAAATATCGCTCTTATGGCGGGGGTGCTGGCGCATGTCAAAACCAATGCGGTATCTCGGCATGTTGCCGCCCAAATGGCCGCGCCCGGAAAAAGCGGGTCCAAGGCCGTGTTGAGCGGCCTGCGCTTCCGTCGCCTGCTGAAACATGACACCCCGGAGGAACTGTACAGTCCCATGATCCGCATTATTCGCCTGCTTGACAAGAAGATCAATATTGCGGATCTGGCGCAAAGTCTTTACTGGTGGAACAGTCGCACCAAGATGGATTGGTCCCTGCGCTATTATGACAAGGCTCCGGGAGAAGAATAA